One region of Gorilla gorilla gorilla isolate KB3781 chromosome 13, NHGRI_mGorGor1-v2.1_pri, whole genome shotgun sequence genomic DNA includes:
- the DIRAS2 gene encoding GTP-binding protein Di-Ras2, protein MPEQSNDYRVAVFGAGGVGKSSLVLRFVKGTFRESYIPTVEDTYRQVISCDKSICTLQITDTTGSHQFPAMQRLSISKGHAFILVYSITSRQSLEELKPIYEQICEIKGDVESIPIMLVGNKCDESPSREVQSSEAEALARTWKCAFMETSAKLNHNVKELFQELLNLEKRRTVSLQIDGKKSKQQKRKEKLKGKCVIM, encoded by the coding sequence ATGCCTGAGCAGAGTAACGATTACCGGGTGGCCGTGTTTGGGGCTGGCGGTGTTGGCAAGAGCTCCCTGGTGTTGAGGTTTGTGAAAGGCACATTCCGGGAGAGCTACATCCCGACGGTGGAAGACACCTACCGGCAAGTGATCAGCTGCGACAAGAGCATATGCACATTGCAGATCACTGACACGACGGGGAGCCACCAGTTCCCGGCCATGCAGCGGCTGTCCATCTCCAAAGGGCACGCCTTCATCCTGGTGTACTCCATTACCAGCCGGCAGTCCTTGGAGGAGCTCAAGCCCATCTACGAACAAATCTGCGAGATCAAAGGGGACGTGGAGAGCATCCCCATCATGCTGGTGGGGAACAAGTGTGACGAGAGCCCCAGCCGCGAGGTGCAGAGCAGCGAGGCGGAGGCCTTGGCCCGCACATGGAAGTGTGCCTTCATGGAGACCTCAGCCAAGCTCAACCATAACGTGAAGGAGCTTTTCCAGGAGCTGCTCAACCTGGAGAAGCGCAGGACCGTGAGTCTCCAGATCGACGGGAAAAAGAGCAAgcagcagaaaaggaaagagaagctcAAAGGCAAGTGCGTGATCATGTGA